A part of Arthrobacter sp. MN05-02 genomic DNA contains:
- a CDS encoding GntR family transcriptional regulator — protein sequence MMQELTSMKDLSVRKINVNEQMSTLSTGGEGFIMTAAPPSLLGGLEKNNLRQLALTALRRAITTGELAPGTHLVETELSEKLQISRGTLREAMRQLQQEGLISAGARGRLAVRHLGSADVRDIFQVRAALEGLAARMLSEQNDRDAVIKELEEGILRMEESADGTLDERIEADLNFHQMLCSLTGNRTLLHSWKSLEGSIRMSVMYAGVDQALSNMSPHRHAGIVEAIKTGDSLGAARAVEDHMHETAQILTGNGA from the coding sequence ATGATGCAGGAACTAACCTCCATGAAGGACTTGTCGGTCCGTAAGATCAATGTCAACGAACAAATGTCGACACTCAGCACCGGCGGAGAAGGATTCATCATGACGGCAGCACCACCATCACTTCTGGGAGGACTCGAAAAGAACAACCTCCGCCAATTGGCTCTGACCGCCCTCCGTCGCGCGATTACGACCGGTGAGCTCGCCCCTGGGACGCATCTGGTGGAGACGGAATTGTCGGAGAAGCTGCAGATCAGCCGGGGCACCCTGCGGGAGGCCATGCGGCAGCTGCAGCAGGAAGGACTGATTTCGGCCGGCGCCCGGGGGCGGCTTGCGGTGCGACACCTGGGCAGTGCCGATGTTCGCGACATTTTCCAGGTTAGAGCAGCTTTGGAGGGACTGGCTGCTCGGATGCTGTCCGAGCAGAACGACCGGGATGCTGTCATAAAGGAGCTTGAGGAGGGGATCCTGCGGATGGAGGAATCGGCGGATGGCACGTTGGATGAGCGCATCGAGGCCGACCTGAACTTCCACCAGATGCTCTGCTCACTCACTGGCAATCGGACGCTACTTCATTCCTGGAAGTCCCTTGAGGGGTCCATCCGGATGAGCGTCATGTACGCAGGAGTGGATCAGGCACTGAGCAACATGAGCCCCCACCGCCACGCGGGCATCGTCGAAGCAATCAAGACCGGTGATTCTCTGGGAGCAGCCCGCGCCGTCGAAGACCACATGCATGAAACAGCACAAATCCTCACCGGCAACGGCGCCTGA